A genomic window from Solanum dulcamara chromosome 11, daSolDulc1.2, whole genome shotgun sequence includes:
- the LOC129873661 gene encoding geraniol 8-hydroxylase-like — translation MDYIVIIGGLLLAWTLVQCIRWLAISKRCHKKLPPGPNPLPFIGNLHNILGGQPHQSLAKLAEKYGPIISLRLGQMTTVVISSSAIAKEVLQKQDLAFSSRTIPDAIYALNHYQFSVVWLPVANRWRSLRKILNSYIFSGSRLDANQHLRSGKIQDFIAYCSRCSQTGEAVNIGQAAFETSMNLLSNTIFSKDVVDLYANSGKEFKDVVSNIMEDAGKPNLADYFPVFKTIDPQGIRRRVGKHFGKLLQQFEGLLDERLEQRRKSVTIGSTDVLDVLLNTGKEDPQAIDRNHIERLCLDLFIAGTDTTSSTLEWAMVEVMRKPYIMKKAKAELAEVIGQGKAIEEADVARLSYLQCIVKETLRMHPPVPFLIRKVDQDVEACGYFVPKDSQVLVHVWSIGRDPAIWEDPLTFKPGRFWDLKMDVRGQDFELIPFGAGRRICPGLPLATRTLSVMLGSLLNSFDWKAEGDIAPEDLDVEEKFGITLARSRPLLAVPIQL, via the exons ATGGATTATATAGTCATTATAGGTGGATTGCTACTTGCCTGGACTTTGGTTCAGTGCATTCGTTGGCTCGCAATAAGCAAAAGATGTCACAAGAAACTTCCACCAGGACCAAATCCCCTGCCCTTCATTGGAAATCTTCACAACATACTTGGTGGTCAACCTCACCAGTCCCTTGCCAAACTTGCCGAAAAATATGGCCCAATAATCAGCCTCAGATTGGGCCAAATGACGACAGTGGTTATATCTTCATCAGCCATTGCTAAAGAAGTCTTACAAAAGCAAGATTTGGCCTTTTCTAGCAGAACAATTCCAGATGCAATCTATGCTCTAAATCACTACCAATTTTCAGTGGTATGGCTACCAGTGGCTAATCGATGGAGAAGCCTAAGGAAAATATTGAATTCCTATATCTTCTCCGGCAGCAGACTTGATGCAAATCAACATCTCAG GTCCGGAAAGATCCAAGATTTTATTGCTTATTGCAGTCGATGTAGCCAAACTGGTGAAGCAGTGAATATAGGCCAAGCTGCTTTCGAGACCTCTATGAATTTACTTTCGAATACCATTTTTTCCAAGGATGTCGTGGACCTTTATGCAAATTCAGGTAAAGAATTCAAGGATGTGGTGTCGAACATCATGGAAGATGCTGGTAAGCCCAATTTGGCTGATTATTTCCCCGTGTTTAAAACGATTGATCCTCAAGGAATAAGACGAAGAGTAGGCAAGCATTTCGGTAAGTTGCTTCAGCAGTTTGAGGGATTGCTTGATGAACGATTGGAGCAAAGGAGGAAATCGGTAACTATTGGTAGCACTGACGTTCTTGACGTTCTGTTAAATACCGGCAAAGAAGATCCTCAGGCAATCGACAGAAATCACATAGAACGGTTATGCCTG GACCTTTTCATTGCGGGAACGGATACAACTTCAAGTACATTAGAATGGGCAATGGTAGaggtcatgagaaaaccatacaTAATGAAAAAAGCTAAAGCTGAACTTGCTGAAGTTATTGGGCAAGGCAAGGCAATAGAAGAAGCAGACGTTGCCCGTCTCTCTTATCTACAGTGCATAGTTAAAGAAACCTTACGGATGCACCCGCCAGTACCCTTTTTGATTCGCAAGGTAGATCAAGACGTCGAGGCGTGTGGCTATTTTGTCCCGAAAGACTCTCAAGTATTAGTGCACGTATGGTCAATAGGTCGTGATCCAGCTATATGGGAGGATCCTTTGACATTTAAGCCTGGGAGATTTTGGGACTTGAAAATGGACGTTCGTGGCCAAGATTTTGAACTCATTCCATTTGGTGCTGGTAGAAGAATTTGCCCGGGGTTACCTTTGGCAACCAGGACACTTTCTGTTATGTTGGGTTCATTGTTGAATTCATTTGATTGGAAAGCTGAAGGCGATATTGCACCAGAAGATTTGGATGTAGAAGAAAAGTTTGGTATTACACTAGCGAGATCGCGTCCTTTGCTAGCTGTTCCTATTCAGCTTTAA